One genomic segment of Fervidobacterium pennivorans includes these proteins:
- the flgG gene encoding flagellar basal-body rod protein FlgG: MINSLYTAATGMWAQQFKMDTVSNNIANVDTAGYKKVKAEFQDLIYSYSKNAGAATAQNSTTPTGIYVGHGVRLAATTRLFTQGNIENTGNALDLAISGDGFFQIQLQDGRIAYTRDGQFKIDSQGRIVTANGLLLSPAIVVPQNAVSLTVSPDGIVSVELPDGTIQQLGTITLTRFVNPAGLKSIGDNLYVATAASGEPIEGTAGQDGFGTIMQGYVEKSNVDVVKEMVDMITAMRAYEFNSRSIMTADQMLQTASNLRR, from the coding sequence ATGATTAACAGTTTATACACCGCAGCAACGGGCATGTGGGCTCAGCAGTTCAAGATGGATACAGTTTCAAACAACATTGCAAACGTTGATACTGCAGGATATAAGAAAGTCAAAGCCGAATTTCAAGATTTAATTTACAGTTATTCAAAAAACGCAGGTGCCGCAACCGCTCAGAACTCAACGACACCAACAGGTATCTACGTTGGTCATGGAGTCAGACTTGCAGCGACGACAAGACTCTTTACACAAGGAAACATAGAAAACACAGGTAATGCGTTGGATTTGGCGATTAGTGGCGATGGGTTCTTCCAGATACAACTGCAAGATGGAAGAATTGCCTACACAAGAGATGGTCAGTTCAAGATAGATAGCCAAGGTAGAATTGTAACAGCAAACGGTTTGCTTTTATCACCTGCCATTGTGGTACCACAAAATGCGGTTTCCCTTACTGTTTCACCGGACGGTATAGTCTCTGTTGAGTTACCTGATGGAACTATCCAACAACTTGGTACGATAACTTTAACGCGGTTTGTCAACCCAGCAGGGTTAAAATCGATAGGAGATAACTTGTACGTAGCGACTGCGGCAAGTGGTGAACCAATTGAAGGGACTGCTGGTCAGGACGGATTTGGAACCATTATGCAAGGATACGTGGAAAAATCAAACGTAGATGTGGTTAAAGAAATGGTTGACATGATTACCGCGATGAGGGCTTACGAATTTAACTCGAGGTCCATCATGACGGCAGACCAAATGCTCCAAACGGCAAGTAACTTGAGAAGATAA